The genomic interval GGAACCTGCGCAGGGTTTTTGAGGTGCGGCGCAGGGCTGAAAACAAGCCGTGGTCGGTGCTCCATGTTATTGACTCCCCTTCCGGGATTTCCGGAGAATTTCGGCTTTAGCCTGTTTGATATGATGAGTCAGTGGAATACCCGATGGACATCCATAGGCACAAACGCCGCACTCGATGCAATCGAGGGCATAATGATTCCGGGCCTCATCGTAAGCCCGGAATTCGGAAAAACGGGCCAGAGCGCTGGGAACGAGGTTCATCGGGCAGGTACTGACGCATCTCCCGCAACGAATACAGGGAAATTCTTTTTTCTCGGTAATCTCGCTCATGAACAGGAAACCCGATGTCCCCTTGACGACCGGTACATCAAGTTGCACCTGGGCGATTCCGGTCATCGGGCCACCCATGATGATTTTCCGCGGCTCCGTCTTCAGACCACCGCAACCTTCCAAGATATCGATCAACCGCATACCCAGGGGAACCGAGAGATTGTCTGCCTGGCTTATGGCATCACCGGAGACCGTAATCACCCGATCGATCAGCGGAAGGCCTTCCCGGGCCATTCGTCCAACGGCTCGGGACGTCTGCACATTGGACACGACCACTCCCACATCAAAGGGTAGGCCGCCGGGGGGAACCCATCGCTTCAAAAGAGACAGTATCAGGTGTTTTTCCGACCCTTGCGGGTAACGGGTAGGGAGGGTAATCAATTCGGCGACTCCAGGATCCTTGTCAAGAAGTCGGCGAATCGAGCGCTCGCTTTCCGACTTGTTGTCTTCCAGGGCAATCACCAACCGTCCGGCCCCACAACACTGTTTCAGGATCCGGCCACCCAGCAGTATATTCTCCGGATCTTCAATCATCACTCGTTCATCGGCGGTCAAAAAGGGCTCACATTCCGCTCCATTAAGTATCAGGGTATCGATGGTCTTCCCCTCCGGGGGACTGACCTTGACGTGGGTGGGAAATGCGGCTCCTCCCAAGCCCACCAGACCACCTTCCCGTATCCACTCCCGGAGAAAACTCCGATCCAGCGCTTCGATCTCCCGGGTATCCAGAGGATCTCTTTTTTCCTCTTCTTCGGTATGGTCG from Atribacteraceae bacterium carries:
- the rsxC gene encoding electron transport complex subunit RsxC: MKTGRFRGGIHPPSWKESTRLRPIRSLPLPDKLYLLLLQHTGTPLVPLVVKGDRVKRGQKIADVEAYISAPLHAPVAGKVLAIEDWPHPCQGKFPAIVIENDHTEEEEKRDPLDTREIEALDRSFLREWIREGGLVGLGGAAFPTHVKVSPPEGKTIDTLILNGAECEPFLTADERVMIEDPENILLGGRILKQCCGAGRLVIALEDNKSESERSIRRLLDKDPGVAELITLPTRYPQGSEKHLILSLLKRWVPPGGLPFDVGVVVSNVQTSRAVGRMAREGLPLIDRVITVSGDAISQADNLSVPLGMRLIDILEGCGGLKTEPRKIIMGGPMTGIAQVQLDVPVVKGTSGFLFMSEITEKKEFPCIRCGRCVSTCPMNLVPSALARFSEFRAYDEARNHYALDCIECGVCAYGCPSGIPLTHHIKQAKAEILRKSRKGSQ